One Brassica napus cultivar Da-Ae chromosome A1, Da-Ae, whole genome shotgun sequence genomic region harbors:
- the LOC106373242 gene encoding protein LIGHT-DEPENDENT SHORT HYPOCOTYLS 9 encodes MMSSEHHTPTKDPPDHPSSSSNHLKQPLPSQPQPQQPLSRYESQKRRDWNTFIQYLKSQNPPLMMSQFDYTHVLSFLRYLDQFGKTKVHHQACVFFGQPDPPGPCTCPLKQAWGSLDALIGRLRAAYEEHGGGSPDTNPFANGSIRVHLREVRESQAKARGIPYRKKKRRRKTINDVVVVKKDVANSSSTHNQSSA; translated from the coding sequence ATGATGTCGTCGGAGCATCACACACCAACGAAAGATCCACCGGATCATCCATCTTCTTCCTCCAACCATCTCAAGCAACCGCTTCCTTCTCAACCGCAACCGCAGCAACCGCTCAGCCGCTACGAGTCGCAAAAACGCCGCGATTGGAACACGTTCATCCAATACCTAAAATCGCAGAATCCACCGTTGATGATGTCTCAGTTTGATTACACGCACGTGCTAAGTTTCCTAAGGTACTTAGATCAGTTCGGTAAAACCAAAGTACATCACCAAGCTTGTGTCTTCTTCGGACAACCCGATCCACCAGGACCGTGCACGTGTCCTCTCAAACAAGCTTGGGGAAGCTTAGATGCTTTGATCGGACGGTTGAGAGCTGCTTACGAGGAACACGGTGGCGGGTCGCCTGATACAAACCCGTTTGCAAACGGGTCAATCCGGGTTCACTTGAGGGAAGTGAGAGAATCTCAAGCCAAGGCTCGTGGGATACCTtacaggaagaagaagaggaggaggaagaccaTAAACGACGTCGTAGTTGTCAAGAAAGATGTTGCAAACTCTTCATCGACTCATAATCAGTCGTCCGCttga
- the LOC106373252 gene encoding abscisic acid receptor PYL13: MESSERKRCRSTVVETIEAPLSLVWSILRRFDRPQAYKRFVKSCTIRFNGDGDGGEGSVRDVALVSGVPGNFSTERLDELDDESHVMVVSIIGGNHRLVNFTSKTMVVASPDDEADKTVVVESYIVDVPEGNSEEDTILFVDTIIRYNLVSLAKLTKKKMGHSTSV, from the coding sequence atggAAAGTTCTGAGCGAAAACGATGTCGTTCTACCGTAGTCGAAACCATCGAAGCACCACTATCACTAGTGTGGTCAATATTACGTCGTTTCGACAGACCCCAAGCTTACAAACGCTTCGTTAAGAGTTGCACCATTCGCTTTAACGGCGATGGTGATGGAGGAGAAGGCTCCGTTCGGGACGTGGCGTTAGTCTCCGGCGTTCCGGGGAATTTCAGCACGGAGAGACTCGACGAGCTAGACGACGAGTCTCACGTGATGGTAGTAAGTATCATTGGTGGTAACCATAGGCTTGTAAATTTCACATCGAAGACAATGGTGGTTGCGTCGCCTGATGATGAGGCGGACAAGACGGTGGTGGTGGAAAGTTACATAGTGGATGTGCCGGAAGGAAATAGCGAAGAAGATACAATATTGTTTGTTGATACCATTATTAGGTATAATCTCGTATCACTTGCTAAGCttacgaagaagaagatgggacACTCTACTTCTGTTTAG
- the LOC106404892 gene encoding uncharacterized protein LOC106404892: MEGKKLNLYAPLPSIRRMSSKKEHPSESENKKTAITRPELPSRLSKEQETPVFVLPDQSFDHLTEPASVPFVWEQIPGKPKDDMATLIQESGLLETDDEDEEEEDEDTVSSTGSFSVNCSTSGVSDIEKNGERSEDVSSRESLDLMMSRFLPAAKAMAFTHQKHQSPSSYNSSEQKQTVQNREALVTRQRRQLVAEHEHFAIVQSLYDDLNIEDDDESEDDDDDDDHRVLPEVTIKKACGFLPRLCASRNSFKFSNPVPLDTKLNRSLKHSGEQTRIPNWSTRRLSGFISPYRTSCSETGFLGAPVKPESFKRLTRGISKSQELYPPRTRRETLPNYSHSGEIRMFRNSTSTPSRIQRTTTMHDSRFLVEEVNRRKSSSINRSGSLLKTSPEYTAAAISPPPLPETPSRSWLRRTLLPPVSPKPYGVGLGQVGTKKLDQEILESTKWETIVKTSYVHNDHVRYSQELVVHPSRQQNT, from the exons aTGGAGGGGAAGAAGCTGAATTTATATGCTCCATTGCCATCAATAAGACGAATGTCAAGTAAAAAAGAGCATCCAAGTGAATCAGAGAACAAGAAGACAGCCATTACAAGACCAGAGCTTCCATCACGTCTGAGCAAAGAACAAGAAACGCCTGTTTTTGTATTACCAGACCAGAGTTTCGATCATCTCACCGAACCAGCTTCAGTTCCTTTTGTTTGGGAACAGATCCCTGGTAAACCAAAAGATGACATGGCTACACTGATCCAAGAATCAGGCTTACTAGAAACCGAtgatgaagacgaagaagaagaagatgaagatactGTTTCTTCTACTGGAAGCTTCTCTGTTAACTGCAGCACAAGTGGAGTGAGCGACATCGAGAAGAACGGTGAGAGATCTGAAGATGTCTCGTCTAGAGAAAGTCTCGATCTAATGATGTCGAGGTTCTTACCAGCTGCTAAAGCAATGGCTTTCACACATCAGAAGCACCAATCTCCTTCTTCTTACAACTCCTCAGAACAGAAGCAAACCGTACAGAACAGAGAAGCTCTTGTAACTCGCCAAAGACGTCAGTTAGTAGCTGAGCATGAGCATTTCGCTATTGTTCAGAGTCTTTACGATGATTTAAACatcgaagatgatgatgaaagcgaggacgatgatgatgatgatgatcaccGAGTCCTCCCTGAAGTTACTATCAAGAAAGCTTGTGGATTCTTGCCAAGGCTTTGTGCTAGTAGAAACTCATTCAAGTTTTCAAACCCGGTTCCTTTGGATACAAAACTAAACCGGAGTTTGAAACATTCGGGCGAGCAAACCAGGATACCAAACTGGTCGACTAGGCGTCTTTCCGGTTTTATCTCTCCGTACCGAACCTCTTGTTCGGAAACCGGTTTTCTCGGAGCTCCGGTTAAACCGGAGAGCTTCAAGAGGCTAACCAGAGGGATAAGCAAGTCTCAAGAACTGTATCCACCGAGAACAAGAAGAGAGACTCTTCCTAACTACTCACATTCTGGAGAAATCAGAATGTTTAGAAACTCGACCTCGACTCCTTCCAGGATCCAACGGACGACGACAATGCACGACTCGAGGTTCCTTGTGGAGGAAGTAAACAGAAGAAAAAGCAGCAGCATCAACAGGTCAGGGAGTCTTTTGAAAACGTCGCCGGAATACACGGCGGCGGCGATCTCTCCGCCACCCTTACCGGAAACCCCGTCTCGGTCTTGGCTCCGACGAACACTCCTCCCGCCGGTGAGCCCTAAACCTTACGGCGTCGGTTTAGGTCAAGTTGGTACTAAGAAACTGGATCAGGAAATTCTTGAATCTACAAAATGGGAAACGATCGTTAAAACATCTTATGTTCACAACGATCACGTTCGTTATTCTCAG GAACTGGTTGTTCATCCCTCTCGCCAGCAAAATACATAA
- the LOC106404784 gene encoding protein MALE DISCOVERER 2 translates to MGCGFHYSYVFFLIITLQAPLSFSVNSQEYTLLKFRERVNSDPHGTLANWNISSDLCSWSGVTCVDGNVQILDLSGCSLGGTLAPEFNQLIELRSLILSKNHFFGEIPKEYESFSKLEFLDLRDNDLTGTIPPELTNILSLKHLLLSGNKFQSDMSIKILRMKLLHSPFAVLGCANRKLGHCISRNHIIRVKKIEAFVFRIKATSRRFLKAFPSKFDFKRRELLEETSNLAAEPAPQAPSPSPETITEASPRSSGSFPAVTNAKKRIPPLVPPPPSPDENTSSDSSKNQPQDNKQSKGSKHVWLYVVIAVASFLGLLIIVAVIFLCRKRAVKSIGPWKTGLSGQLQKAFVTGVPKLNRAELETACEDFSNIIETFDGYTVYKGTLSSGVEIAVASTAVCESKEWTRAMEMAYRRKIDALSRINHKNFVNLIGYCEEDEPFNRMMVFEYAPNGTLFEHLHDKEMEHLDWSARMRIIMGTAYCLQHMHEMNPPMAHSDFNSSEIYLTDDYAAKVSEIPFNLEARLNPKKHVSGDLEQTSLLLPPEPETNVHSFGLLMLEIISGKLSFSDEYGSIEQWASKNLENDDLGQMVDPSLKTFKEEELEVICYVIRECLKPDQRHRPSMKDVAEQLKQVINITPEKATPRSSPLWWAELEILSSEAT, encoded by the exons atgggTTGTGGATTCCACTACTCTTAcgtcttcttcttgatcattaCCCTTCAAGCTCCTCTCTCGTTTTCTGTCAACTCCCAAG aatacacattgtTGAAGTTCCGGGAAAGAGTAAACTCGGATCCTCATGGAACTCTTGCAAACTGGAATATTAGTAGTGATCTCTGTTCTTGGTCAGGGGTAACTTGCGTTGACGGCAACGTGCAGATTCT GGATCTTAGCGGATGTTCTTTGGGAGGAACGTTAGCTCCTGAGTTTAACCAACTAATTGAACTAAGATCTCT GATACTCTCCAAGAACCATTTCTTTGGAGAGATTCCAAAGGAGTATGAGAGTTTCTCAAAACTTGAATTCTTGGATTTGAGAGACAATGATTTAACCGGAACAATTCCACCCGAGCTAACCAATATCTTATCGCTAAAACACTT GTTGCTTTCTGGTAACAAATTTCAAAGTGATATGAGTATAAAGATCCTGAGAATGAAACTGCTGCACTCTCCTTTTGCTGTTCTTGGCTGTGCAAATAGAAAACTTGGACACTG TATTTCAAGAAACCATATCATTCGAGTTAAAAAGATTGAAGCATTTGTATTCCGTATCAAAGCAACTTCAAGACGTTTCTTGAAAGCATTCCCAAGTAAGTTCGATTTCAAAAGACGTGAGTTACTCGAGGAGACAAGTAACTTGGCGGCTGAGCCTGCTCCACAAGCTCCTAGTCCTTCTCCAGAGACTATAACTGAAGCCTCTCCTCGAAGCAGCGGGTCTTTCCCAGCAGTGACCAACGCAAAGAAGAGAATACCACCTTTAGTCCCTCCTCCACCTTCTCCCGATGAGAACACTAGTTCTGATTCCTCCAAGAATCAGCCACAAGATAATAAACAGTCAAAAGGATCTAAACATGTATGGCTCTATGTGGTTATCGCGGTTGCTTCTTTCCTCGGTTTACTGATTATAGTAGCTGTTATATTCTTGTGCCGTAAAAGAGCTGTAAAGAGCATAGGTCCTTGGAAAACTGGTCTTAGTGGACAACTACAGAAAGCTTTTGTCACCG GGGTACCAAAGCTGAATAGGGCTGAGCTAGAAACAGCGTGTGAGGATTTCAGCAACATCATCGAGACGTTTGATGGTTACACTGTGTATAAAGGAACTTTGTCGAGTGGTGTTGAGATAGCTGTGGCTTCTACCGCGGTTTGTGAATCTAAAGAATGGACTAGAGCCATGGAAATGGCTTACCGTAGAAAG ATTGATGCACTTTCTCGGATCAACCATAAGAACTTTGTGAATCTGATTGGATACTGTGAAGAAGATGAGCCTTTTAATAGGATGATGGTCTTCGAATATGCTCCAAATGGAACCCTTTTCGAACATTTGCatg ATAAGGAGATGGAGCATCTTGATTGGAGCGCACGGATGAGAATAATAATGGGAACTGCTTATTGTCTGCAACATATGCACGAGATGAACCCTCCCATGGCACATTCTGACTTCAACTCGTCTGAAATATACCTAACCGATGACTACGCAGCCAAG GTCTCGGAGATTCCTTTCAACTTAGAGGCGAGATTAAACCCGAAGAAACACGTGAGTGGTGACTTAGAGCAAACCTCATTGCTACTACCTCCAGAACCGGAGACTAACGTCCACAGCTTTGGACTCTTAATGCTCGAAATAATCTCCGGAAAGCTCTCATTTTCAGACGAATATGGATCTATCGAACAATGG GCATcaaaaaatctggaaaatgacGATTTAGGACAGATGGTAGACCCATCGTTAAAGACATTCAAAGAAGAAGAGCTTGAAGTGATATGTTATGTGATACGAGAATGTCT